The window TCTCTCACGAGCGCGCGAAGGTCGACGCCGACGGGATCGGCGCGGCGGACGTGGTGGTCGTCCCGCTGGAGGACGGCGACCGCGCCGAAGCGCTGGCCGCGATGGGGAAGACCGAGATCGTCATCGACCTGAACCCGCTGTCGCGGTCGGCGCAGTCGGCGGCGGTGCCCATCGTGGACAACATCATCCGGGCGATCCCGAATATCGCGCGGCACGCGCGAGAACTGCAGGACGTGACCGAGGCAGAACTGCGGGAGATCGTGGCGACGTTCGACGCCGAGGAGGCGCTTCGGGCGGCAGAGGAGGCGATCCGGAGTGGTGACTTGGAGTAAGCTGTAGACGGTGTTCTGTCGAACGAGTCGGAGACACCCCAGCCGAGTGAGTTGCAGACGACGAGCGGTGCAAGCCCCCGGCGTCTCGACCACCGTCAGCGGCACGCTCTGACAAGCCTTCGTTCGGTCCTTCACGAAGACGCCCGCGACTTCCTGTCGTTCGAGAGAACGAAGCTCTCTCGTGATGACGAGAGACGCCGGCCCCTTTCAGTCCCGCCCGATCTGTGAGAGTGCACACAACTCCCGGTGGACCAGTCGGTCTCAGCGAGAGTTCCTCCCTGCGACCGTCGGCGTGCCCGAGGCGGCCTCACGCCGCCGAGGTGTGGTGCCCGAGGCGGCCCCACGCCGCCGAGGTGTCGCGCCAGCCCACTCGACTGGTAAATCCGGTGCGAGCAGGATTCTCAATTCGACGGTCGCGGTGCTGTTGGCGGCCGGCGCGCGCGAGAAATGCGCGCGAGGGAGTGACGCGGGCGGTGCGGAGAGCGTCACGAGGCTGGGGAGGACCGAGGTGCGGTGCTGTGCAGTGCGGTCGCCGTCTGCAGTGTGCTTGCGGTTCCGCTGGGAGGCGCGCTACGACGAGTAGCGGTACTGTCGCGGTTGTGGGTGCGGTTCCATGCGCTAGCAACAGTGGCGGTCGCGGTCGAGGATGCAGTCGCGGTGCTGTCGCAGTCTACGGCGTCGTTCTCGTCCCAGTTTCCGATCCACACTCGGTCGTAACGCGGAACTACAGCACTGACGCTAGAACCCACTCCACACCCATCTTCTCGTCACTCGTCGCCGGAGTCATCGAACATCGCGGTGTTCGTTTCGACGACTTCCTCGGTCTCCTCGGGGTCGACGTCGGTCGCATCGCTCTCACTCGCGTCGACCTCGCTCACCGCCTCCCCGGCCGACTCGTCCGCCTCGTCTCCCACAGCCTCCTTCCAGTGGATGCGAACCGTGCCGATGGCGAAGGCGTCGTCGGCGCCCGGGTCACGGCGAATCTGAATCGTGTTCGTGCCCTCGTGGAGCGACGCGCCGGTGAGGCTGTCGACCCAGTACTGCCAGCCGTCGTTCGGCGGGATGTCGAACCCGGAGAGCGTCTCGCCGTTGATCTCGATCTCGTGGTCGTAACTGCCCACGTCGAACGCCTGGAGGCCGACGAAGGGCTCGTGGGTGTCGTCGGTCGGCACCTCGAACTCGTAGACCGCAGTCTCGTCACCGACTGGGTCCGCCCAGTCGAGTCCGAGCGACCGGTCCTCGGGTCCGAGCTGTGCCCCGACGTAGACGACAGCGTAGTTCGCGCGAAATCGCACACCTGCCGGTACTCGGGGAAGCAGTATAAGTACGACGACCGACCGCGGCACTCGCTGACCTACGACTCCTCGGACTCCTCGCCGAACTCCGGTAGTTCCATCTCTGTGTCCAGCGTCTCGACCTCCCGACGAGTCACGCGCGTCTCGAGCTGTTCGCGCTTGTTGCGACCCTTCCGCTCCCGGCCAGCTTTCGTGTCAGGCATTGTCACGCATGGAGAGGTCGCCTCGGGATAAGAAGCTTTGCCCAACCGGTGTGGCTGGCCGGAACCCCCCGAGTGCTCGCGTCACCGGGCCAGTCAGCCGGGCTGGTGGGCGTGCCCCGCCAGCCCGAGGGAAGCGCGCACGGAGCCGCAGAGGGTCGAGCGGCCGGGGGCTTTCACCACTCGGTGCCACCCGGTTCACCCGAGTCCATAGCGCCAACCGATCCAACCGATCCACACCCGTTCACCCGCACGTCCCGCCGGGAGAACAACACCGAAACCACCCCCTCCCGAACACCTCCGACATGCACCTCTCACGCCTCGTCGTCCACGAGTCGGTCGGGAAGGCCATGCCGGTCGAAAGCCTCGTCGAGTCACTCGCCGACCTCCCGGTTCCGGTCGAGACCGCCGCCGGCGACCCCGAACTCGGTCCCGGCGATGCAGTCGCCGCCTTCGGCCCGCGACCCGGCTTCCGAGACGCCGACTGGGTCCACTGCATCCGGGCCGGCTACGACGAGTTCCCCGTCGCCGAGTACGAGGCGGCGGGCACCGCGCTGACGAACTCGACCGGGATCCACGGCACCACGGTCGGGGAGACCGCCCTCGGCGGGATGCTCGCGCTGGCCCGCCGACTCCACGTCTACCGCGACGCCCAGCGCGAGTCCCGCTGGCACGACGAACCCTACGAGACACCGTTCACGCTCTCGGGGGAACGACTCTGCGTCGTCGGTCTCGGGACGCTCGGGCGCGGTATCGCCGAACGCGCCGACGCGCTGGGGATGGACGTGGTCGGCGTCCGGCGCTCCGGGGAGTCCGTACCGGGCGTCCGCCGGGTCTACCGCCCGGACGACCTCCACGAAGCAATCGCGGACGCCCGGTTCGTCGCCCTCGCCACCCCGCTGACCGACGAGACGCGGGGGCTGATCGGGGAGGCCGAACTCCGCGCGATGCCCGACGACGCCTACCTCGTGAACGTCGCGCGTGGCGCGGTCGTGGACGAGGAGGCCCTCCAGCAGGCACTCGCCGAGGAGTGGATCGCCGGGGCGATGCTGGACACCTTCGTCGAAGAGCCACTGCCCGCCGACTCGCCGCTGTGGGAGTACGACGAGGTGCTGGTGACGCCGCACTCGGCGGCGATGACGAACCGCTACCACGAGGACATCGCCGACCTCCTGCGGCAGAACGTCGAACGCCTGCGGGCCGACGAGTCGATGGTCAACCGCGTGGCCTGAGTCGGCCGGTCCCGTCGGCCGCATCGACCGTCCGACCGTGCCCCCGCATGCCGGCCGCGTCGACCGTCCGACGACATCGCCCGTGCCGGCCTCGCCGACCGAGTCGGAGAGCCTTATCAGTCCGCCGCGCGAAGCCGGGAGCATGGAACTGGAGACCAGCGGGCGCTTCCGGGTGCTGGCGAGCCCTCGCGACCGAACCGAACTCCTGCTCCTCGACCACGAGGAGTTCGACCCGGTGTACGTCGCCACCGAGGGGTACGACGGCGTGCTGGGCGACGCGGTCGCGGACCTCCGACCGGGCTACCTGATCGACGCGACGCTCCGCTGGTCAGAGGACGGCGACCCACGATTCGCCGACCTCTCGGTCGAACGCCGGGACGAACTCACCTTCGCCGACGACGTCACCGGTATCTTCGAGGCCGCGAAGGAGACGTGGTACACCGCCGAGGCGGACGGCGAGGGGATGAACTCCCGCGTGACCCGCGACACCGACGGGGAACCGAACGGCGTGCTGTACGTCTTCGCCGAGCAACCCGGCGCGCGCGACCTGTTCGAGGAGTTCCGGAGCGGCGTGCTGCCACTGGAACCGCTCCTCCAGCGCGTCGAGGAGGGCAGAGACGACGACGAGGGTCGGGCCATCTTCGTCCTGCGACCGGCCGACGAACCGTTTCTCGTCGTCTACATCGTCTTCACGCAGGACGGCCTGCTCGACCGGACGATACGGGACACCTACGACCTACACGACTGAGGAGTCCCCCGTCGGAACTGTTGTGTCGTCCACCTCGACTCACAGCCACTCGGCGCTCGGGTCGATCCACCCCTCCGGTCGCTCGCCGCGCAGGGCCTCGGCGACGTACTGGCCCACGTCACGGTTCAGTTCGTCGCGCGCCTGCACCGAGTACCAGCCGGCGTGTGGCGTCACGATCACGTCGTCTCTCCCGACGACCGGCGAGTCGTGGGGCGGTTCCTCGTCTAACACGTCCAGTCCCGCCGCACCGATCTCGCCCGCGTCCAGCGCCTCGGCGAGCGCCGCCTCGTCCACGACACCGCCGCGCCCGGTGTTGACGACGACGGCGTGCTCCGGCAGTGCCGCGAAGGTCTCTGCACCGACCATCCCGCGCGTCTCGGGCGTCAGCGGCGCGAGCGAGACGAGGTGGTCGACCTCGTCGACCATCGCCTCGTAGCTCCGCTTCGTCACGCCGTGGTCGGCCATCGTCTCGGCGTCCACGAAGGGGTCGCTGGCGAGCACGTCGACGTCGAAGCCCGAGAGCAGTCCGGCGAACCTGCGGGCGATCGGTCCGAAGGAGACGATACCGACCGACGACCCGTGGAGGCGGTGGACCGCTCGGCCGTCCTCCCAACCCCACCCGCCGCCCGCGACCTGTCGGTCGTAACTGGCGACGCCCCGGAGCGTCGACAACAGGAGCGTCAACGAGTGGGTCGCCACCTCGTCGGTGCAGTAGTCCGGCACGTGGACGACCGTCACGTCCGCCTCGGCGGCGGCGGCCACGTCGATGTTGTCCACGCCGACGCCGGCCCGCCCGATCACCGACAGCGAGAGGCGTTCGATCGCCTCACGCGGGACCGGCGTCGACACGTCGGTCACGACCGCGTCGGCACCCTCGCATGCCGCCACCAGCGCGTCGGTCGAGCGCAGGTCGGCGACGGAGAGGTCGGTGTCGGTACCGAGCACCGCGCGCAGTCCCTTGGGGTCCAGCATCGGGTCGTCGCTCGCCACGACTTCGAACTCGGGCATGAGTAAACATCTCTGCTGAACCTACTTGAACCTCGTCCCGTAGCGTCGGGGGTGTGGTGTCACCGCGTCCGCCGCCGCCGGAGTCTGCGGCGGTGTGCCGGGCGGTCAGTCGTCCTCGACGGTGACGACCAGCGTGGGTCGGTCCGCGCCGGTGACGACGCGCTCCGTGACGCTCCCGAGGTTCGCCAGGCGCTCCCGGCCGGTGCGCCCGTGGGTACCCATCACGAGCAGATCGGCGTCGATCTCGTCGGCGAAGCGCAGAATCTCGGTGTCCGGCACGCCGTCGAGGACCGCGGTCTCACACGTGACGCCGGCCGCGGCGGCGCGGTCGGCGACCGACTCGACGGACTCGGTCGCGTCCCGCTTCAGCGTCTCGGTGATCTCGCCCTGCTGGTCGCTGTCGGCAGAACGGTAGACGCGGCTGTCGACGACGCTGACCGCCGAGAGGGTCGCGTCGGACTGCTCGGCCAGCCAGAGTGCGTGCTCGGTCGCCGTCTCGCTCGCGTCGCTCCCGTCGGTCGGCAGGAGTATCCGGTCGTACATACACCCCGCTTCGCGGGCGACCGACTTGAAACGGGCTCCCGTCGTCAGTTCGCTGGAATCGGTCGAGGCGGCTGGATCGCCACGTGTCGTGTGGCACCGTTGCACACAGTTAATATCGCGGGCGTCGTGCCGCCCCGTATGGACAAACTCGCCAGTGCGGCGCTGAACTTCGCCACGAACTTCCTGCTCGCCTTCGCCGTGGTCGGACTCCTGCGGAACCGGTCTGCGGGCGTGAAGGCCGGCATCGTCTTCGGACTGCTCGGTGCCGTGGGGACGTGGCTGTTGTACGACCGGTTCGCGGAGTCGGGCGACAAGTCGGAGGTGTCGCTGGACGACCTGGCCGTCGAACCGACTGCGTAACTGCTCTTACGGAGTGTGTGTCGGATCGGTCTTCGGCGTCACCTCAGGTGAATCGGTCGGCGACGACGAGCGGTGAACCCCCCGGTCTCTCGACCACCGTCAGCGGCACGCTCTGACGACCCTTCGTCACCGGCGCTCCACGCCGGTTGCTGGCGAGAGCTTCGCTCTCGCTCTGTCGTCGGCGCGCGCGCCGGTTTCCAGCGAGACCCTCGGTCTCGCTCTGCTCACGAGACCGCCGGCCCCTTTCGGTCCCACGCGACTCCGTGTCCCATCACGTCGCGTGGGTCGTCACCCAGCCAGTCGTCTGTCCGTCTGGAACCCGGCAGTCGCAGTCCTCCGCCACCCCTCCCCGACTGCTGGCGACCAGGCTGTGGGCAGGTCACTCGCCGTCGCTCGAACACGACTCGGTTCCGGTCGCCACCAGATCGCATCCTCTCGGGGTCCGGGCTGTCGTCGAAGTGACCGGGTGACGATGCTGACGCCTGCTTCGACCTCGAAACTGGCGCGCGCGAGCAACGCGTGCGAGGGAGGATCGCGCGTTCAGGCGTGATCCTCGTGAGCAGAGCGAACGAGGGCTAGCGAGAGCGGGCCTCTCGCCATGTCCGAGGTTGGGGAGGACCGGGGTGTGGTCGCGGTGCGGGTGCGGTCGGTGTGCGGGCGCTGTCGCGGTGCGGGTGCGGTCGCGGCGCGGGTGCGGTCGGTGTGCGGGTGCGGTCGCGGTGCGGGTGCGGTCGCGGTGCAGGTGCGGTTCCCTGCGCTAGCACGAGTAGCGGTGCTAATGCTGTGGCGGTCGTGGATGCAGTAGTCGTCGTAGTCACAGTCCCAGTAGTCGTCGTAGTCACAGTCCCAGTAGTCGTCGTGGTCACAGTCCCAGTAGTTATCGCAGTCGCGGTCTGCGATGCGATCTGCTCACAGTTTCCGATACCCACCATCCACGAACCTAGCATCGACACAGATCACGTACCGAGCGTATTCGACAAGACTCAACACGCCGACCCACCCACATCGGCCATGCGCCAGTTCATCGTCTCGGGCCACGACGTGCCCACGACGCCCGACTTCTCGCTCGACGACCTCGCGGGCGGTGCCGGCCGCCTCGACGTGCTCTGCCGGTGTGTCAACTCCGCGTTCTTCCTCTCGCACGCGATCCGCGAGGACGTGAAAGTCCACCTCGTCCTCGCCGACGAGTTCACCGTCACCTTCGACGGGAGCGAGATCCGGCGACTCAACCCCGACGAACGGTCCACGGCGGCGCTGGTCCGCACCGCACTGGAGCACCGCGAGGACGCCATCGGCCACATGCCCGCCGAGTCGACACCCGGCGTCTCGATCCGGCGGATGGGCTTCGAGGCGACGCTGGAGCGTGTGGCCGAGAACGCGACGGTCGTCGAACTGCACGAGGACGGCGACCCAGTCGTGGACGTTGAGCCGCCGCAGAATCCGGTGTTCGTGCTCTCGGACCACCACGACTTCACCGACCGGGAAGCGGAGTTGTTGGCAGAGACGGCGGATCGGCGGGTGCGACTCGGTCCCGAACTGCTCCACGCCGACCACGCGATCACGGTCGCGCACAACTACCTCGACACGCAGGGGTTCACGACCTACTGAGTCCGAGACGTGTCGAAGCCGAACCGGCGTGTGTCGGGCCGGAGAGTGCCGGACGGAACCCTCGTGACGGGCGCAGTCTCTCCAGTTTCGGAACCCTTAAACACGAACCGGGCGTCAGTTGTGGATGCGGGCCGGTGGGGTAGCTTGGTATCCTTCGGCCTTCGGGTGGCCGTAACCGCAGTTCGAATCTGCGCCGGCCCACTTCTCCCGCATTCTACGGACGACACCGACAGCTCGCTCGTCAGATCGACGCCGACAGTTTCGTCCCGACCAGCGACCCGACCACCAATCCACCGAAGCCCCAGAGCACGCCGGGACCGAGGTCGATGCCAGCGCCCCCGAACAAGACCCGAAATAGCCCGCCGGTAAACAGCCCGAACACGCTACAGGCGACGGTAAACACGTCTCTGTCGTCGATATTCATCTCGATTTCCTGACTTGACCGAGTACGGCAGACGACATCACGCTATCGCTCGTCGGCAGTTACCAACTCCATGAGCGACCACACAGCAGTGAAACGCTTATCAGGCGGACCGTCGAACCAGAGCGTATGAGCTACGATACCGTCGTCTTCGACAACGACGGTGTCCTCGTCGGTCGAACCAGTTTCGACGTGCTCGAAACCGCGACGGCGGAGACGTTCGCGCAGTTCGGCGTAGACGACCCCGACCCCGACCACGTAGAGGACATGACAATCGGCGCACAGCCAGACTCGGTCGCCCGCGTCTGTGACACCTACGACCTCGACCCGGCCACCTTCTGGCGCGCCCGCGACCGCACGGTCTCGGGTGCCCAGCAGGAGGAGGCCCGCGCGGGCCGCAAGACGCCCTACGACGACATCGACACGCTGGCCGACCTCGACGCGAAACAGGGCATCGTCAGTTCGAACCAGCAGGAGACCGTCGACTTCCTCCTGCAACACTTCGGCCTGACGAACCTGTTCGACACCGCCTACGGCCGCGCGGAGACGATCCAGAGTCTCGACCTGCGGAAGCCGAACCCCCACTACATCGAGCGCGCGCTCTCGGATCTCGACGCCGACTCCGCGCTGTTCGTCGGCGACAACGAGTCGGACATCCGGGCCGCGCACAACGCCGGCATCGACTCGGCGTTCATCCGCCGACCGCACCGCCGCGACTGGGACCTGAACGTCTGGCCGACCTGGGACATCGACTCGCTGGACGCGCTCCACGACATCTGTTCCGGCTGAGACGAGGGCGCGACTCGCCGTGTCGTCGCCAGCAGAGCGCCGCCAGCCACTGCGTCGACTCCACAACCGTTACCCTCGCCCGGCCCGACCACTCCACAGTGGCAGACAGTATCGACCCCGCGGTCAGCGACACCGACGACCCGGCCGAGCGCAGAGACGAGATCGTCGCCGCCGTGACCGACCACGCCGGCCAGATCGCCTACCAACTCGCCCGCCTGCAGGGTGGCGACTACGGCGCGCGCGACTTCGACACGAAGACGGCGACGTGGACCGTCAAGTACGAGGCCGGATCGCTCCAGTACCTCCGGTACGACGGCGGCCGGGACGATGTCTACGTCGTCTCCCAGCACGGCCCGCCCGACCCCGAGGACCTCGCCGACGCGGTGCGCGACTACCCGAACTTCGTCCGGGCGTACAACGACTACGTCCGGAGTCTCGACGGGGTGCTGGACGACGTGACCACCGACTTCCCCGACCCGGAATCGACCGAGTCGGTCGTCGCCGAACGCGACCGGGTACTGGATCGCGTGCGAGAACTCTGTACCGAGATCGCCGGGCAACTCTACCGGTTCGAGGGCACCGACTACGACACCTTCGCGGTCCGAGTGGGCGGGTCGCGCTGGGAACTGAAACGCGAGATGGATCAGGTGTCGTACCTCCGGGTCGGCGGCGAGGGCGGCGTCTACCTCCTGTCGCAGTACCAGGCACCCTCGGCACACGACGTCCGCCGACTCGTCGTGGACGTGCCGGCGTTCGTGGAGGCGTACAACGACTACGTCGAGGGTCTCGACGCCGACCTCGCCGGCGTCGACGTCTGAGCCGCTGGCCGCGTTACGCCGGCAACCGTCCAGTTCTGGTCGCCTGTCGGCACACGATCCGACACTTCCGAACATATATTCAGAAATAACTTCCACGAATTTTATTACTCGCGTTGTCGTAGGTCAGTAACGCGATGTCCGACGACAACAGCGACAGGGGAGCATCGGGAATCGAACGACTGTGGTCGATGGAGCGCCGTCGGCTGTTGCAGTCCGTCGGGGCGGGGGTCGGCGCACTCACGGTCGGGAGCGCCGGAAGCGGACTCGCGTCGGCGAAGACTGGCTGTGCGAACGGACCGTACGAGGGGAGCTACGAGGCCGGCGTGGTCAACGTCGGGCAGATTCGCGCCGAACAGGCCCGCGAATCCGGCGGCGGCCCGGACATGGCTGCTGGCTCGCCCGGCGCGACGAGGAGCGCAGGCGGGGCGACGCCACCGAAACAGGCCGCGCAGGCGTCGATGGAGGACGAGGACGGTCCACTGACGATCAGACAGGAGTACGACGGCGTGAACTCGCTGGAGACACGTGGCGGGGTACCGTCCGACTCGCAGGTCGCGGTCGGGGACGGGAAGGTGCTGCACGTGCTGAACCGGAACGTCGCCATCTACAACAAGTCGTCAGGGAAGCGCCAGCGACTGTTCCCACTCGAACGCCTCTGGAAGCCGGTCATCCCGGAGCCACCGGGCGGGTTCGTGGACGGGACGCCGTTCGTCTTCGACCCGCGTGCTCGCTACGACCGCGGATCGGATCGGTACGTCCTCTGTGCGACCCAGTTCCAAGAGGGACTCACCGAGGACGGCGAGCGCATCACCCGGGAGGACCTGGAAGAGGCGGTCGGTCCCGAATCCGAGACGGAGGGTGACGACGCGGACGAGGAAGCGAGTACCGCGGTCGCTCGGCCGCCGAAAGGGTGGTTCGTCGTCGCCGTCTCCGCCACCAGCAATCCGAACGGGAAGTGGTACGTCTACCGCGTCCCGCCGGAGGACGCCGACGGCCCGGACAACGAGGGGCTGGTGGACTACCCGACGCTCGGCTTCGACCGGGACGCGGTCTACATGACCCAGAACTTCTTCGGCGACGTGTTCGACGTGACGATGGTCGCACTCGACAAGGCGGCGATGTACGCCGGCGAGACCGTCACCGGCTACCACTTCGACGGGATGCTCGATCCGGACGCGGACGGCCTGACCTTCACCGTCCAGCCGGCACAGCAACCCTACTCGGGCGGGAGCGACGGGACCTACTACATGGTGAACAGCGACTTCCCGGTCCCGTTCCCCGGTCCGACCGGGACGCTCACGCTGTGGGAACTGGAGAACCCACTCGACAGTCCTACGCTGGAGTGTTTCACACTCGACGTGGATCCGTACGTCTACCCGAACGCGGCACAGCAACCCGGC of the Salinirubrum litoreum genome contains:
- the ddh gene encoding D-2-hydroxyacid dehydrogenase; translation: MHLSRLVVHESVGKAMPVESLVESLADLPVPVETAAGDPELGPGDAVAAFGPRPGFRDADWVHCIRAGYDEFPVAEYEAAGTALTNSTGIHGTTVGETALGGMLALARRLHVYRDAQRESRWHDEPYETPFTLSGERLCVVGLGTLGRGIAERADALGMDVVGVRRSGESVPGVRRVYRPDDLHEAIADARFVALATPLTDETRGLIGEAELRAMPDDAYLVNVARGAVVDEEALQQALAEEWIAGAMLDTFVEEPLPADSPLWEYDEVLVTPHSAAMTNRYHEDIADLLRQNVERLRADESMVNRVA
- a CDS encoding DUF6663 family protein; translated protein: MELETSGRFRVLASPRDRTELLLLDHEEFDPVYVATEGYDGVLGDAVADLRPGYLIDATLRWSEDGDPRFADLSVERRDELTFADDVTGIFEAAKETWYTAEADGEGMNSRVTRDTDGEPNGVLYVFAEQPGARDLFEEFRSGVLPLEPLLQRVEEGRDDDEGRAIFVLRPADEPFLVVYIVFTQDGLLDRTIRDTYDLHD
- a CDS encoding NAD(P)-dependent oxidoreductase encodes the protein MPEFEVVASDDPMLDPKGLRAVLGTDTDLSVADLRSTDALVAACEGADAVVTDVSTPVPREAIERLSLSVIGRAGVGVDNIDVAAAAEADVTVVHVPDYCTDEVATHSLTLLLSTLRGVASYDRQVAGGGWGWEDGRAVHRLHGSSVGIVSFGPIARRFAGLLSGFDVDVLASDPFVDAETMADHGVTKRSYEAMVDEVDHLVSLAPLTPETRGMVGAETFAALPEHAVVVNTGRGGVVDEAALAEALDAGEIGAAGLDVLDEEPPHDSPVVGRDDVIVTPHAGWYSVQARDELNRDVGQYVAEALRGERPEGWIDPSAEWL
- a CDS encoding universal stress protein — its product is MYDRILLPTDGSDASETATEHALWLAEQSDATLSAVSVVDSRVYRSADSDQQGEITETLKRDATESVESVADRAAAAGVTCETAVLDGVPDTEILRFADEIDADLLVMGTHGRTGRERLANLGSVTERVVTGADRPTLVVTVEDD
- the trmY gene encoding tRNA (pseudouridine(54)-N(1))-methyltransferase TrmY, translated to MRQFIVSGHDVPTTPDFSLDDLAGGAGRLDVLCRCVNSAFFLSHAIREDVKVHLVLADEFTVTFDGSEIRRLNPDERSTAALVRTALEHREDAIGHMPAESTPGVSIRRMGFEATLERVAENATVVELHEDGDPVVDVEPPQNPVFVLSDHHDFTDREAELLAETADRRVRLGPELLHADHAITVAHNYLDTQGFTTY
- a CDS encoding HAD family hydrolase, giving the protein MSYDTVVFDNDGVLVGRTSFDVLETATAETFAQFGVDDPDPDHVEDMTIGAQPDSVARVCDTYDLDPATFWRARDRTVSGAQQEEARAGRKTPYDDIDTLADLDAKQGIVSSNQQETVDFLLQHFGLTNLFDTAYGRAETIQSLDLRKPNPHYIERALSDLDADSALFVGDNESDIRAAHNAGIDSAFIRRPHRRDWDLNVWPTWDIDSLDALHDICSG